Below is a window of Leishmania donovani BPK282A1 complete genome, chromosome 21 DNA.
ctccggGAATCCCTTAGTGAAGCTCCTTGCCCGCACGGGAACGTGCTTGTTGTGAGCGAAGGAGAAAGAGCAGTGTCGCCTGCTTGTGCGTTCGCCTCCGTGTCGTCTGCCTGCGCAAGCAGAGTGAAGCGCTGAGGAGAAGGCGCAAGCCAAAGATGCTCACTAAAGGCATGCAGGTCAAAGTCCGATGTCCTCAAACGGCGCCAGTTCGCGTCTGGAAATGGCCGGTTGGAAAAAGATGAGCGAGAAAGgcacggcgagagagaaagagacacgCGAAGATGAAGATGCACACGTCGGCGTCTTTTCGCCGCTGGAATGGAGTATGGATGTGGAAAGCAAACGGAAAAGGGGgcaataaaaaaaaagagcatcGAgtatgcatgtgcgcgcacacacacaatatGGTGGTGGGACAGAGGGTCTCGCCACACCTCTCCCCCGCCCGAGGGCGGCAGGGCTATCGAAtaaaacagcagcaccagcgccgccgctgctcgcctcTAACAGCTTTCCTTTTCCGTCTTTTTTTGCTGTGTCTGAACTCCCTGCACGTTTTCGAGCCCCTCTGTCGCCTACATGCcctcgacagcagcgccgctatTGGGTGTTTGAGTAGCTGGTGCATGCTGAAGCAGAAAGGAGTAACGAGAAGCGAGGAGCGCGCGTAGGTGctacgacggcgccgtcgcgccaTCATAGCCGCAGCACTCACACCGCAAATGATCCGTGACGGTCAGCGAAAATCCGAACGACGACTCTCCCTGTCGCTTGCGAAGGGTCTCGCGAGCGTCCACGATCCAATTTACTGTCTCGCACATGGGGCATACCCATTCCCGTGagcctcgctgcgctgcctcgccggCCACTCGAGCGTTGCGCTCATGCGCACACTCCATTATGCGCACCCGCCACGagtcgtcaccgtcgccgtcggctgtGTCGCTTGTGGACAATGCGCGATGCACATCGGCAGTATTCACCTCCCCGTCGAAGGTGGAGACGAGCAGATCGGCAAGCACCTCCAGTGAGCGTGCCCGCTCCTCCGCAGTGAGTGGGCGTCTCTGCTGCGACGCACTCATTGTACggtctgtgcgcgtgtgtgtgtgtttgcccAGAAATCGAACAGTCGCCTGCGCGGCTCAAGACGAAGTCTTTGCCACAacaacaagcaaaaaaaaaaaaacgaatcCATCAAGTCAGCAGGCCTTCGCAGCCGAATCACCGCTGCATGGTTCACTCGTACTCCGCCGCGCATGCACTGTAttgcacagcggcagcagcggaggaggccgGTTTAGGTATGGAAAGAGGGGGACGGAAACGGCAGGCAAGAAAGGAATATTGCACCACATGCGAaaggagcagcagagggaTGAGTAGCGGGGACAGAGAAGAACGTGTGGCACACGCTAGACTCGTATAGGAATCAGGGAAATAGTGAGGAGCGTGAGGAGAGGGCCCACTGCGCTCCCCTTGCCCTCTGTTCCTTACCCGGGCGACCTTCTTGAccgacggtggcgcgcgGAAGTTGAGCTTATAGTTCCCCCACGCTATCTCTGGCGTGTGATGCGAGACAAAAGAGGCTGCCGCATACTCTCCATTAACGCAAAGCGGATCGGGTATGAGTCGTGCGGGGACGCCTCTCTCCGTCCCCTTCCCGTCCCCACGTCCACACCCCCGTGCGGCTCCCTTCGCCCACCACCCACACTCGCCATCGAGCTGGGATAGCAGCGGTGGGCCGAGGCCAGAGTCTCAGCAAGCGCTCGCGCGTACAACCATTGCCCTTGGGCAAAGTGAAGGTGGTTTGATGGGCGCCATCGCCTCTGACACGCGTCGTTTGTGTATCGCGTCGACTACCCTCTCTTAtttgcggcggtggcccATTCAGCatacgtgcgcacgcacacatacccGCGCGGCTACCGAAAGTGCAGGCCGAACATCGACCTTTAGCGAAGAAGCCTCTACAGGACGTCACGTGAACTCAGCAAAGAAAGATGAGATGCGCACCTCACAGtcacatgcgtgtgtgtgtgcgcgcacgtatgtgcacctgcgcggcAAAGAAAGCACACAGCTAAGCATAAAAAAGAGCTAAAGAAGATAAAGAAGAGTGAGTCGGCGACGGTTGGTAAAAGACAACCCAAGAACGGGAAGAGACGGGcgaagacacgcacacatacacacaacaTTGAAGAGCTGAAAAATGAAAAGGAGAAatcacagagagagagacggatACAGGCACAGGAGCTCCGCTGAGCGACGCTCTCCGCCACTAGCGCATCTAGGCGCGCCAGCTGTACGTTGGAGAATGCATGTGGCTGAGTGGAGGTAAGAGCAAGTGAGAGATGTCAAGGAAGATGCGGGGAGGCGATGAAAAGCCGTAAAGGGAGGGATAGGAAAGGGCGAAGGGGAGTCAGCGCACACGAAGCCATCCAATGTGTGGGGCATCAGTAGTGGGACGTAGTGACAGCGCATGGTTACATAGCcagcctcctccccctttgcCTCCCTCACTACCCCTCACCTTCGAGGCGCCctgtcctcctcttcttaTCGCTTGCTCCTCGGCCCCCCAACCACCGAAAACAGTCGCAGTGTTACTACCTTTCCACTCATCCATCATCGCTCCTCCTCACTCTCCCTGCGCCAATCAGTCCGTCAGCCGTACAACGCGTACACagacatacgcacacacctgTGGTCACTCAGCAAAGACGCCACAAacgcacggagagagagcaaaggCAGAGTGGATGTAAAAtaacgaaaaagaaaagagaagaacgGAGCTGTTGgcatcccccctcctcctccaaaGTACAGAAACACGTACAGCACTCCTCAGCGAACTAtaaaaaaaacacacaaagaacTGGAGAGGGACACTGTACCTGCAGGTGGTTGCCAACAGACAGAAAGACACGCATTCGCCAACGCGAACCTCACTTGAATTTCTGCTGCCACagcgccctccccccccccgacatACGCACAAGACCGTCTCCGCCTCACcttcgcacacacatgcactaCGAAGCAGCGACACTCCAGAGGTTGGAGAGCACTAACAAAACAATGAAACGGTGAAAGGCGCACACAGGTGCTCGCAATCAACCCACACATCGGCAGCGGGACGGAGAACaaaagcaaaaacaaaaatgCCAACCCACCACGAGCGAGAAGAGCGCCATAGCGGAAGGGGGCGTTGGTGGGTAGAGAAGTCAGACAAGAACACGTGCATACGCACGAGGAAAGCAACAAAATGAGCGCGcgaacgagaaaaaaaagaagaacgCCACACAATCTACCAGTCAGCAGTAGTAGCAGTTGCCGCAACAGCACATCACATAGACTTTGGGAGGTAGACAGCAatggaagggagagagggggcgtAACGGCGAATGCCAATGTGGACTGTGAAGACAAATAATGTCAGTAAGGGGGTCAATATTTCTTTTTCGCGCGCTGCTTTTTGCTCTTTCTCGTTGTTCTACCGCTACAtaacgcagcagcagctatCCTTCTTCACCTCATGCCCCTCGCCCGAGTTACCGCCCTCCGGCGTGCTGCTCACCTTGTGTTTTTCCCTCTTCGAGTTTTCGGCCGGCGGGGCGCGGTTCCCCTGGATGACCATGTGCACCAGCACCGAAGGTTTCTGCATCTCGTCATTCGTATCTCCAACTTTCGTGTCGCCCGACACAAGGCACGCCTCCCGCTCCGAGGCCGTGAGATGCCGCGTCAGCGAGTCACCATCATTCAGCACGCGCCCTGCCTTGAGCACGCGGATCCCCGACTCGGAAAtgcgctccgccagctccttcATATCAGCTGGCCAGTTCGAGCGGAACTGCGCCTTCACCATCTCGATTGTAGTGTCACAGCCGTTCGGCTGCTTGAGGGCAACAAAGTCGTGCACCACACGTCCCGAGTAGGTGGACGGGCAGGCGCCCGTCAGAACGTATCGAATGCGCACACGCTCCATCGCTACTGCAGGGCACTCCTtagcacgtgtgcgtgtgcgtgctccagcaacgtcgaggaggcgcagagagcgactgaaacacccacgcacactTACAAGCAGTAAAGGGCTGGATGAGCCTCacaagggagaggggggagaaagCAACTGAAGGATTGACAGGGGGATGGTACAGCGCGCAAACGCCCTGCTGATTcgcaagggggggggggcagccgCACCGAAATAGACGTGCGGTGTGATAATAGATGTAGATGTTGGGtatacgtgtgcgtgcgtgtgtataaAGAGATACAAGTGCaagcgcagcggtggaggtgcaGATGGAGGTGGACGGGAGAGATCCAGGGAGAAAGCGCGCGCGGAAAGGGCCAGGTGACTGACGACGATAATGTCTGCACAAGTCAAACACTTCGACAACTTAAGCACACTGACTGGGTACTTGTCAATGGAGAacaaacgcgcgcgcacacgcacacgaagaaCAGGCCAAAATAACGGAGAAGTCGAACGGTGAATAggcaaagaaagaaaaaTGAGAGCGAACGCGAATGGCAAGCAGAGCAATGAgggagacgacggcgatgcaaGGGAAAAGCAGTGGAACGGGGATAAAATGGTGATATTTATGCAGAGGGTGGAAGGTGGAAGTACTGCCGCCAGTGGATGTGCGGCGATTGGGTATGATGCACCTGTTGTGCGGTGTGTGCTGTGTTTGAGCGGGTGGGTGTTGTTGGGTGGACGCAAGGGAGCGTGAGTGAGTGTTGTTCTCTGCACGGGTGTGCGAGAGAGtaagggagggagggtggaggtGCAAGAGAGTAAGGCAGCaatcgacacacacacaaaaaagaatGCGTTCGTTAAggtggggtggaggagggggaggaggccgagTGGAGAGACACACAATCATCAAAGATGCGGCCAGAAGTGGAAGAGATCGCTCCCTTACATGTACGCGCACACCTCTACATATACCGGCTGCTCTGCAGCCATTCGAGTAGGCACTGTTTTGCCGACTCGCATGCACTAATACCGTGCTTCGCTGCGGCCTCGACactgcagcacacgcagacaccaGACATGGCCACCGCGACAGACAGCACGGCGCGCACTCACTGTGGTGATTTCTGTACGGCAGTCGCTGAACCTCCTCCGCATTGGGCTCGACTCCTCGATGTTGTGCCGCTGTTTTTCCCTTAAGTGGTCGGGGacgcaaaaagaaaaaaaagcgcacATTAGCGCAACTTGCCACTTGCACGCCAATCCATTCTGGCCAACCATACGTGGCCCGATGCCTCCTACCACCCTCTTGCATCGACTCTGGAATACTCCCACATGCACATGTGCAGAGAAGAGCAGGGGAGGGTAGGAcaaggatgaggaggaaggggtgcTCCTCCCTTTATTGTCGGTGGCTCGAGGAAGGCCCACCACGAGAAACGCTTCTCTTTCCCCGACAGCACGACGAGAAATAGAAAACCTGTGATAAGGCCACAGCAGATAAGACAAAGGACCGACGGCGGAGGCAGGACAagcggtgtgcgtgcgtgagtgttGCGCACTTTTCACAGCTTTCGACGTGAATCGTCGACAAATCGACGGACAAGCCGCATCGCTTGAAGCGTTTGTGCACAAACGCACGCGAAGGCTGCCTCCAAAGGAGagcgccgctctccctccaccgCTATCAGAAGGCCTTGTGCCCCGCCTCGTTCGTGTACTCGGGTGCATCTGGGAAGGTGGTAGGGGCACGGTACGATGGTCCATTGTAGTCGTGGCGCAGCATACCATTGAACTTCGcccacggctgccgccgggTCTTGGTGTACACCGTGCCAGTGAGCTCCTTACCgctgtgcacacgcgcacgcacctgTTGCATAATGAGGTCGTGGCGGCTAATGAACTTGCTCTCGCTGCGATGCCAGCCCCATATGGCCCACATGTCACGAGGCATTGGCTTGGCGCCTTCCTCGTTAACGGAAAGGTACCCGGACGAGGCAGTGAAGGAGCCCAAGCGATCCAGCTGGTCCATCCACATCCTGAACTCTGTGTCCATGCGCATGACAGACTGCATCGCCCCATCCTTCACGGCCCGCTTGAAGTACGCCTCGCTCTTCTCGGGTGGAAGGCCGCACAGCTTCGCCGCCAGCATCATGTTCACATAACTCTGAGCGTTGGGCTCCAGCCCCAACGTTTCCATCTCCTTGAATAGCTGCTCCGTCTGCTCGTAGTTCTTGGCAAAGGCGGCAGCCTGCATAACGGCGTTGTAGATGTAGTGGTCGGCACCGTAGCGCTTAAGATAGTGCCGGAACACATCCAGAACTCGCTCCATGTTCTCCTTCGGCGCTTTCTccaccaccggcagcagcgtaATGATCGTCTTCTCGCAGTGGAGCTTACCCCAATAGGGCTCATCACGCGCGTGAACGTACAggcgccacgccgcctcGGGCGTCACCTCGAAGTTGTCGCCGGCGTTGTAGAATCCGATGTCCTTCGGCCACTTGGTGTAGCCCAGCGCGTTGAACTGCCGCTCTTGCCAGTTGTTAGGGTGTCGACGTGGGTGCACCAGCGCTAAGGGCACAAACTGGCTCAGCTTCGCATCTGAGATCTTTGGCCGCCAGGCCAGGTTCTTGCCACCACGTCGGGTGCGACCAGGATTGTGAGTCCACCCCTTCTTCAACGCAATCTcagtgcggcgcagcattCTCTTTTCCACTCAATCTTACCATTTTTCGCACCCTTTTTCCCCGCGACGTAACAAATGACAGTGGGGGAAGTGGTCCACATCATAGCGCGTGtgacgtgtgtgcgtggcgtgtAAGCACGACGGTAGTGGAGTTGCGGGGTAAGAGATGGGCAGGGCATGCCATACATTGCGACATCAGTGAGAAAgtggggagggaaaggaTGAACAGGATGGACGATGCAGTGCCGGCGAATACGCGAGATCAGACCCGCACAGAGTGGCAGCgacagaggggagagggggaggttCCCTACGTGTGCGCATGAGTCAGTGCTTTGGCGTCCCGTCCTTGCCGCTAGGGGGCAGAAGGGCGGAACGGGTGAAGGGCGTGCAGGACGTTTCCAGTCATGTCCGTTACTCGCACGCAACGACGACACTTACGCACATGCAGAAAAGCGTAACTGTGGCAGCGCAATTCTTTCCTCCCCCCCGCCTGCCGTATGCACAATGGGCAAAGACACAACTAGGAGTACGCACTGTATCACATCTcgcgatgcgcgtgcgcgtgtcacTTGTGTGCCAGTTGCTCTGGCTCTTAATGTTTTTCGATGTGCAAGCATGATTAGCACGCGAATAATGGCAATGAGGGATGCACGCACGAAGAGGAGTAGCGGAGGAAGttgaggggtgggggaggagcgCGTCGATGGGGCGATCGCCAAATCTATTGTCGTTTAGCCTAACAGCGCAGCCAATGCCGAGAGCAAGCGAGCGAGAGTAGAGTCAAAGCAGCAGTCACATCAAGAAGTGGGAGGGCGAgtaggagagagagggggagagagggagaggcgctAAAAGTGCAGGTTCAGCCGATCGCCAAAGTCGCTGTTTACGGCCAGCGCCTCAAACTCCTCAAACGTAATGTAGCCGTCCCGATCAGCATCCGCCTCGATGAATGTCTTGTCCACaatctgctgcagctgcatctGGGAGAGGTTCACCCCAACCATGATGCTGAGCATTTGAAAGAGGTCCTTGTTGCTTATGCGGCCGTCACCGTCGATGTCGTACATCTTGAACGTGAACCGCAGCTTATCTTCCTTCGAGGTCGCCGAGGAGAGCACCGCTAGTGCCCGCACAAAGTCCCCAAAGTCCACCGTGGAGTCGCCGTCCGTGTCCATCACCGCCAGCACCCTGTCGACGAGTGGGTTGGAGGCTAGTGCAGGGATCGAGTTGAACTCCGCTCGAGTGATCTTGCCAGACTTGTCCTTGTTCAGCTTGGAAAAGCTCTTGTACAGCCGCTGCACTTGCGCGTCCGTGAGCGCCGTGGACTCGCGGATgttctgcagctcctccgctgtGAGTGGAATCTCGTTCATTGTCGACGTCGCTCACAGACTGACGTGCGTCCAATTTGCGTATTTGGGCGAGACAGAAAGACGCCAAGGATGTGGTatggaaaggaggaggaaaatGAGCGGCTGATGTGGTCGAATGCACCACGAATACGTCGCGCTTCAGGATGCACAGATGCAAAAACAGGGAGAGGCCCaagagcgtgtgtgtgttatgAAAAATTTACAGGCGAGACAAGCGAGAGTGAATTCCATACGCGTGCGCCCTCACTCAAGCGCATGCGGCGGGGAGCAGAAGCACGCGCGGATAGGGAGAGGGACAGCCTCATCAGAGGGCCGCTGTGCCTGCGAGATATCTGTAGCACACACATGTGTCGTCCGCAAACGCCAACACAGCAACACAGAAGTTGTGGATGCTGGCCTGTACGGAAGGCGAGAGGGCAACAGCCGCAGAGCGCGTTTCAGGTTGCCCCTCGGGCACGGATACAGACATTAAGAAGAAACGTGCGCATCACACCAATGAAGTGAGCAGGTGAATAAGGTGCaggcaaagaagaaaacaaaaaaggaaggagaggaggaggctgaTGTACATGGCAGgcaaaagaagaggagaggtgtcgggggggggggtacgCATGCGCATTTAACAGCGCGCTTTCTGGTCGCAATGCATgtccccctttctctcgaAGAGCTACtacacacccacacctcTTCACTCCTCGCTCGCGTGAAAGGGTGTGTACTACAGAGAGCTGCCGTCGAGGTCTAGCGAGCAGGCCGCGGTGTagatggcggcagcgctgcacaacGCTGCGCGGATAGCGGTACGTGAAGCCAAAGGAGGCAGAAGTGGAAACGCATCCgcgctcctctcgctctccatACTAATGACAGCGGCGAAACGCTGCCACTGGTCGCGTAGATTGCCATAGGTGCGCTGCACGGCCCAGGCCGCCAGTACGTCCGGGTAAAGAGCCTCTGCAGGCACGACACCCTTGACGTCCGTGTCAAAGGCCCCGAACAGCGCCTCCACGTTGGAGTTCAGCCGAGGGTGGTGACGGTGCTCGATCAACAGAGTGAAAATCGCCAACGCCTCTGTGGTGTCGCTATCGGCATTGtacgacggcagcgaggtaAACATCGTGTCAGCGTACTTGGTACTGAGCACCTCCGCAGGTCCGATGAGCGCGAGCAGTTCGCGGAAGCCTTCTCGGCTGAGCCGGCCTTCCCCTCCTGCCGCAGCAAACGACAACACGCGGCCCGTGACCTTTACGAGAGCCGAGTACACCGTCGGAAGGGAAACAGCGGACGCGTAGCCCACAAGagggtgcagctgcgccgatGGCTCCAACGTTTTTGTCATACTGCAATCATCGCCAGTGATCAAGCCATGCATGTTGCGCTTCGTCACAGTCGCTGCTTTCGGTAGGAGGTGCATCTCGAACTGGCGCAGCTTCGCATTGGTGCGCTCACGAAACAGCTCCTCGCGCTTCGCAGCCGGAATCCTGTGAACCGGTGGGCGCAAAGATCGCAAGAAGTAGTCATAGGAGCTCTCGAAGGGCTCGCTCGGCGTCGGCCCGGACGCTGGTGATGCGATcgctgcggtggtgtcgGTAGTAGTGCCCGCACAAGCGCCATCCTCCGGCACCCGCTCCTTCCGCCATACTCCTGTCTTGGGATGATACCGGTaccgaggaagaggcggtgcGTGGAGCGGGGAATGGGGAGGCGTCGGCATCGACGGCCAACGTGCGGGAGTCTCCCTCACGGCTCTTCGTTGTTGGCCTcgcctcgccttctctttGTGAGCGCCGTGATCGGTGCAGTGCTCGCTCTCGCCAAACGTAAAGAGGgaaaacgcacacgcgtctGCGCTTGTTGTTGATGCCacgtgcggctgcagtgTCGGGAGGCACTGAGGgaggcgcgagagagggTAAGGCCCGATGTGGCCGAGTTTCGGCACGAATACTGCACCTGCTGTAGAGCAGATTCGACGCaccaagagagagggaagaggagagcgagcaaagtgggcagccgcggcagcagtcgGAGTGCGATGAGCAGCATTGGCAGCGCGTGTCGAGGGGGAGCGCTTTGGAGGGCgggaagagaggagcagcCGCGGTCTTCCGTTTTGTGTTCATCggcgcaagcacacgcaaACGGCAATAACGAtagcaagagagagcgagagagagacaagcgCACATCACACATGTTTGAGGGCATGGCACGAAACAGAATGGCGAGTCAccacagagaaagagaagagaatgTAGATGGGGCCTCAGGGCAATAATAGTACACGCGCACCGGccaacacacgcactcatCGCAAATGGGTGCACTTAGTGAGCTGCGCAGTGGTGCCGTCATAGGGAGAGGCGACGGCATCAAGAAgaacgaggaagaagaagaaaaaagaagcggcgcACATCAATGGAGAGAAAGGGATGACGCGAGAAtggagccgcagcaccgctgagCGGAGCCCCCTGagggtgtgtctgtgtctgtgtgtgtcagtGGAGAAAGCCATGAAATGATAAGAGAAAACAAGTAGCAGCAGGCACTCAGCGAAAAAGAGAAAGTGTGAGGGAGACGTGGTGTGTATAAGACGGAAAGGAGCAACAGAGGCTGGGAAAGTTGGagggtggaggtggtgatgCGCTGATGCGGAGGGATGAGAGGGTcgacgccaccgtcgtcgtgGTGCTAGTGCGTGCCGTCCCCTCGGCGGTTTTGACAAGAAAGTAATGGGAGCCGGCtcagagaaaaggaaacgaaaaacagAAGATAGGCGCTGAAGCGCCCTGCGTCATCGTCCCTCACATGTTCGACGCTAAAAGCAGCAACAATACCGACGACAACCGCAGCAGTAGTTGCAGCATGCAAGAATGGATACACGCATGcaccacggccaccaccgtcgcaaatacatacacatacatGAAAAATGGGGAGACCACAAGGAAACGCGCacaaggcgcacacacatacacgtgtGCATGCATTCACCGAGAGAGTTGAAGCGAAGAAGAgtcagagggagagaggtgagagaacagcgagaagaaaaaggaaaacagtGATATCTAATATgagggggcagagagagacgcgcaaACAAGGAGCggggtgtgtggggagggagaggagacaACACGGACGGCGCCTCTTATACCGACATTGTGTGACGTTGTGCATGTGCATATATACTCAAGCGAATAAAAGGCGTTTGGGTGAAAGCAGCACACAGCGGAGAATGAGAAGCAACGCCGCGAGAGGAAGGGACTCATGGATGGagaggcagccgcagcgtcaGAAACACCTCCAAGAGCCAGAGATAAAGACCATCAGTCGGTGTAGGTTTTGGTGAGAAACGGGTGatcgagaagctgcgcggcggagggACGTAATGCGGCGTCCAAGGTCAAGCACAGCCGCACAAAGCCAACGTAGTCGTGATCGTCGAAGCCgaagagcaccgccgcgtcggGCGGCTCCGATGGAAAGTGGAAGACGAGCTGCTCATCCTCGTAGTCGTAGAAGGCCCCGTGTTTTGTGACGTAGAGGGAGGTATTACGCCCTTCCTGGAGCATCTCCGCCGGTATCGGCCCGCACACGCTCGCGATAGAGGCAAGCATGGTAGGCACGGACTCAACATTGAAGAGCACTGTTCCAGTCGCCAGCTCTGCTGCTGTAGCCCCCAGAGACCAAATGTCGACCGCGGGGCCGTACTTGCAGCCGAGAATGACCTCGGGCGCACGGTAGGAGCGGGACTGGACGTAGGAGCTGAGCGTGTCCGTCATGTAGCAGCTGCTGCCCAAGTCGAGCACTTTCACATCGCAGTCGGCCACTGATTTGAAGGCGATATTCTCCGGCTTGATGTCGCAGTGAATGAGGTTGACGGAATGGATTAGCTTTAGCGCGGTGAGCACCTGGCGCACGATGCGCTGCAGACGCGCAAGGGTGAAGTAAGCGCAGCGCTCTACAATGTCGAGCTTCCTCGCATATTCGTACAGGTTGTCGAACAGGAGCTCCGTGACGAGGACAAGGTGCTCTCGAAAGTAGAAGTAGTCGAGCAGCCGCACGACGCAGCAtgcatcggcgtcgccggcgtcgttgACGCAGGTCAGCGCTCGTAGCTCGTCGAGGCCTTGGTCTAAGAAGGTCTTGGAGTTTCGGATTATCTTGAGGCACACAGGCTGGCCTGTCTGCTCGTCGTAGCATCGGACAGTTCGAGAAAAGGTCGCGGCATCGATCGGGGCATCCACGCGGTAGCGTCCGCCTATGAGATAGCCCCTCACTAATTCAAACTCCTTTTTCTCCTCCGACCCCGTCTTCCCTGCCTCGTAGAACACCTTAAGTTCGAAGTGACGCCATGGTAAGTTCgacggtggctgctgcttctcatATGGATGAACAGACACCAAAGAGACGGGGTGCGCAGCGTACTCGACGTAGTGGTCGCGCAGGAGGCCGGCGCCGTAGTCAAAGAGCGGCGCGATGCAGCACTTCGCATCCGCGGGGTCCTCGTCCGGGCTCCACAAGTCCTCCTCGTCACCAATGCAGGTGACCACAAATCGCCTCTGCGACGTCACctggagaggagagggtgcGACCgcgatggaggagagggacGGGAACGAGTTGCCCCGTGCCTTGGAGGACTCGCGACTCTTGTGTGGCTGCGACTTCCGTCCTTTCTTCGCGTTCTTTGCGTGAGAGGCGGTGTTGGGCCGCATGCCCCACTCCACCTCCAACGACTCTGCCATCCCTACGTGGCCGACGCTCTTCAGCACACGGATCACCTCCCGC
It encodes the following:
- a CDS encoding protein kinase, putative; amino-acid sequence: MPTSSGVDQAKLREVIRVLKSVGHVGMAESLEVEWGMRPNTASHAKNAKKGRKSQPHKSRESSKARGNSFPSLSSIAVAPSPLQVTSQRRFVVTCIGDEEDLWSPDEDPADAKCCIAPLFDYGAGLLRDHYVEYAAHPVSLVSVHPYEKQQPPSNLPWRHFELKVFYEAGKTGSEEKKEFELVRGYLIGGRYRVDAPIDAATFSRTVRCYDEQTGQPVCLKIIRNSKTFLDQGLDELRALTCVNDAGDADACCVVRLLDYFYFREHLVLVTELLFDNLYEYARKLDIVERCAYFTLARLQRIVRQVLTALKLIHSVNLIHCDIKPENIAFKSVADCDVKVLDLGSSCYMTDTLSSYVQSRSYRAPEVILGCKYGPAVDIWSLGATAAELATGTVLFNVESVPTMLASIASVCGPIPAEMLQEGRNTSLYVTKHGAFYDYEDEQLVFHFPSEPPDAAVLFGFDDHDYVGFVRLCLTLDAALRPSAAQLLDHPFLTKTYTD
- a CDS encoding calcineurin B subunit, putative, whose protein sequence is MNEIPLTAEELQNIRESTALTDAQVQRLYKSFSKLNKDKSGKITRAEFNSIPALASNPLVDRVLAVMDTDGDSTVDFGDFVRALAVLSSATSKEDKLRFTFKMYDIDGDGRISNKDLFQMLSIMVGVNLSQMQLQQIVDKTFIEADADRDGYITFEEFEALAVNSDFGDRLNLHF